In a single window of the Rhodanobacter sp. LX-99 genome:
- a CDS encoding polysaccharide biosynthesis tyrosine autokinase, producing MAAIQDAVQRDDEIDLSELLGTLSDHKWLIGTITGIFILLSIAYALLTTPIYQATSVVQVEQKVPSLPGLSALTQTLGASSPEATTETALITSRMVIGAAVDELKLTIEAHPQRMPVIGNFFARRYASKNPGLVSPPLFDMIGYDWGGSKLEIFQLDVPDSLLDRPLRLVAGKDGAYVLVDDDDNVLVVGNTGQAARGHGVTIQVQTLVANPGTQFRVFRHRRLTVINGLQQAINVNEQGKESGILRMTYDNPNPELATNVLKEVGELYVRQDVDRNSAEAANSLKFVREQLPNVRRDLERATAALNAYQIKAHSVDISMQTQGLLDQEVAIQANIQKLRLQQADMQRQYTPEHPAYKALIQQIGQLEAQKSGIDKKVGNLPDTQQQLLKLTRDVQVSNDTYTGLLNQAQQLDIARAGTVGNVRIIDKAAVDITRPVWPRRMIVVLGGALLGGFVALVYVFIRQMLNRGIEDPAVIEKIGLPVYATIPISLREQALQGKRIHGRGKQHLLVMDAPTDLATEALRSLRTSLHFARLEAKNNVLMISGSSPDVGKTFVSANLATVVAQSNQRVLLVDGDMRMGSLHKVVGGKPEVGLSELISGQTDLITATRQIGLLENLHFIARGKLPPNPSELLMNARFSALLEHLKQMFDLIIIDTPPILAVTDAAIIGHHAGTALLVVRFGLNQAREVALARQRFEQNNVPLKGAIFNAVEKRSRGYYSYAYYGVGAPSG from the coding sequence ATGGCCGCCATCCAAGACGCTGTGCAACGCGATGACGAGATTGACCTGAGCGAACTGCTCGGCACGCTCAGCGACCACAAATGGCTGATTGGCACCATTACCGGCATATTCATCCTGCTCAGCATCGCCTATGCGCTGCTGACCACACCGATCTATCAGGCCACATCCGTCGTGCAGGTGGAACAGAAAGTGCCAAGCCTGCCAGGACTGAGCGCGCTGACCCAGACCCTGGGAGCTTCCAGCCCCGAGGCGACGACGGAAACCGCGTTGATCACTTCGCGCATGGTGATCGGCGCGGCGGTCGACGAGCTCAAACTCACGATCGAAGCGCACCCGCAGCGCATGCCCGTGATCGGCAATTTCTTCGCGCGCCGCTATGCCTCGAAAAATCCCGGCCTGGTGTCCCCGCCCCTGTTCGACATGATCGGTTACGACTGGGGTGGCTCGAAACTGGAAATTTTTCAGCTGGACGTTCCGGACAGCCTGCTGGATCGGCCGCTGAGACTGGTTGCCGGCAAGGACGGCGCCTATGTCCTGGTGGACGACGACGACAACGTCCTGGTCGTCGGCAACACGGGGCAAGCCGCCAGGGGCCATGGCGTGACCATTCAGGTCCAGACGCTGGTTGCAAATCCGGGCACGCAGTTTCGTGTATTCCGCCATCGCCGGCTGACCGTGATCAACGGGCTCCAGCAGGCCATCAACGTCAACGAACAGGGCAAGGAGTCGGGCATCCTCCGGATGACCTATGACAACCCCAACCCGGAGCTGGCCACCAATGTGCTCAAGGAGGTCGGCGAGCTTTATGTGCGGCAGGATGTGGATCGCAATTCCGCGGAAGCGGCGAACAGCCTGAAATTCGTCAGGGAGCAACTCCCCAACGTGCGCCGCGACCTGGAAAGGGCAACGGCGGCGCTCAACGCGTATCAGATCAAGGCGCATTCGGTTGATATCAGCATGCAGACCCAGGGGCTGCTGGATCAGGAAGTTGCCATCCAGGCCAATATCCAGAAGTTGCGCTTGCAGCAGGCGGACATGCAGCGCCAGTACACGCCCGAGCACCCGGCCTACAAGGCGCTGATACAGCAGATCGGCCAGCTGGAGGCGCAAAAGAGCGGGATCGACAAGAAAGTGGGCAACCTGCCGGATACCCAGCAGCAGCTGCTGAAGCTGACCCGCGACGTGCAGGTGAGCAACGACACCTATACCGGGCTGCTCAATCAGGCCCAGCAGCTGGATATAGCCCGCGCGGGCACGGTGGGCAACGTGCGCATCATCGACAAGGCGGCGGTGGACATCACGCGGCCGGTATGGCCGAGAAGAATGATCGTGGTACTCGGCGGCGCGCTCCTCGGCGGGTTTGTGGCCCTCGTCTACGTCTTCATCCGGCAGATGCTCAATCGCGGCATCGAAGACCCCGCCGTCATCGAAAAGATCGGCCTGCCCGTGTACGCCACCATCCCGATCAGCCTGCGCGAGCAGGCATTGCAGGGCAAGCGCATCCACGGAAGGGGCAAACAGCACCTGCTGGTCATGGATGCGCCCACGGACCTGGCCACCGAAGCCTTGCGCAGCTTGCGCACCAGCCTGCATTTCGCCCGGCTGGAAGCCAAAAACAATGTACTCATGATCTCCGGATCCAGCCCGGATGTCGGCAAGACTTTTGTCTCCGCCAACCTTGCCACGGTGGTCGCCCAGAGCAATCAGCGGGTATTGCTGGTCGACGGGGACATGCGCATGGGCTCGCTGCACAAGGTCGTCGGCGGCAAGCCCGAAGTCGGCCTTTCCGAGCTGATCTCGGGCCAGACCGACCTGATTACGGCGACGCGCCAGATCGGCTTGCTGGAAAACCTGCATTTCATCGCTCGCGGCAAGTTGCCGCCGAACCCTTCCGAGCTGCTGATGAACGCCCGCTTCTCCGCGCTGCTCGAGCATCTGAAGCAGATGTTCGACCTGATCATCATCGACACCCCGCCCATCCTGGCGGTGACCGACGCCGCCATCATCGGCCATCACGCCGGCACGGCCCTGCTGGTGGTGCGTTTCGGACTCAATCAGGCACGCGAAGTCGCCCTGGCCAGGCAACGTTTCGAGCAGAACAACGTCCCTCTCAAGGGCGCCATCTTCAACGCCGTGGAAAAACGCAGCAGAGGTTATTACTCCTACGCCTACTACGGCGTCGGCGCGCCGTCCGGATGA
- a CDS encoding acyltransferase, with the protein MDYYQHPSAIVDEGAQIGAGSRVWHFTHVCGGARIGNEVSLGQNVFVGNKAVIGDRCRIQNNVSVYDNVTLKEAVFCGPSMVFTNVYNPRSLIERKGEFRDTVVNRGATLGANCTIVCGVTIGEFAFVGAGAVVNRDVPAYALMAGVPARQIGWMSEFGEQLNLPLEGHAEDVCAHTGTRYVLSGRTLYRQESAE; encoded by the coding sequence ATGGACTACTACCAGCACCCCTCCGCCATCGTCGATGAAGGCGCCCAGATCGGCGCAGGCTCCCGCGTATGGCACTTCACGCATGTCTGCGGCGGCGCCCGCATCGGCAACGAGGTCTCGCTCGGGCAGAACGTGTTCGTCGGCAACAAGGCGGTCATCGGAGACCGCTGCAGGATCCAGAACAACGTGTCGGTGTACGACAACGTGACGCTGAAGGAAGCCGTCTTCTGCGGCCCGAGCATGGTGTTCACCAACGTGTACAACCCGCGCTCGCTGATCGAGCGCAAGGGCGAATTCCGCGACACGGTGGTCAACAGGGGCGCCACCCTGGGCGCGAACTGCACCATCGTCTGCGGCGTCACGATCGGCGAGTTCGCCTTCGTCGGCGCCGGCGCGGTCGTCAATCGGGACGTGCCGGCCTACGCCCTGATGGCAGGCGTGCCGGCACGGCAGATCGGCTGGATGAGCGAGTTCGGCGAGCAGCTGAACCTGCCGCTGGAGGGCCACGCCGAGGACGTCTGCGCGCATACCGGCACGCGCTACGTGTTGAGCGGGCGCACGTTGTACAGGCAGGAGTCCGCGGAATGA
- a CDS encoding Gfo/Idh/MocA family oxidoreductase: MPILKNFALIGAAGYIAPRHMQAIKATGNQLLAAFDPNDSVGVIDSHFPNADFFTEFERFDRHVDLRRRAGNGGQIDYVSICSPNYLHDSHMRFALRSGAHAICEKPLVLNPWNIDGLLEIERETGRRVSTILQLRLHPAIIALRERVRRGPRDHKHEVDLAYVTSRGHWYLQSWKGDPKKSGGIATNIGVHFFDMLHYIFGTLQINVVHLSTETKAAGYLEYENARVRWFLSVDVEDVPAAQRENGQRTYRSITVDGEEIEFSGGFTDLHNRSYEEILGGRGFGLEENRAAIDTVAAIRNGKPAPRAGDAHPFLQRQA; encoded by the coding sequence ATGCCTATCTTGAAGAACTTTGCCCTCATCGGTGCCGCCGGCTACATCGCCCCCCGCCACATGCAGGCCATCAAGGCCACGGGCAACCAGCTGCTGGCCGCGTTCGACCCGAATGACTCGGTCGGCGTCATCGACAGCCATTTTCCCAACGCCGACTTCTTCACCGAATTCGAGCGCTTCGACCGGCATGTCGATCTGCGCCGGCGCGCCGGGAACGGTGGCCAGATCGACTACGTTTCCATCTGCTCGCCCAATTACCTGCACGACTCGCACATGCGCTTTGCCCTGCGCTCCGGCGCCCACGCCATCTGCGAAAAGCCGCTGGTGCTCAACCCGTGGAACATCGATGGGCTGCTGGAAATCGAGCGCGAAACCGGCAGGAGAGTCAGCACCATCCTGCAGCTTCGCCTGCATCCGGCGATCATCGCCTTGCGCGAGCGGGTGCGGCGCGGTCCGCGCGATCACAAGCACGAGGTGGATCTCGCCTACGTCACTTCGCGCGGCCACTGGTACCTGCAGAGCTGGAAAGGCGATCCGAAGAAGTCCGGCGGCATAGCCACCAATATCGGCGTGCACTTCTTCGACATGCTGCACTACATCTTCGGTACGCTGCAGATCAATGTGGTGCACTTGTCCACCGAAACGAAGGCGGCCGGTTACCTGGAATACGAGAACGCCCGCGTGCGCTGGTTCCTGTCGGTGGATGTCGAGGATGTGCCTGCCGCACAACGCGAAAACGGCCAGCGCACCTACCGGTCGATCACGGTGGACGGCGAGGAGATCGAGTTCTCCGGCGGGTTCACCGACCTGCACAACCGCAGCTACGAGGAAATCCTCGGCGGCCGCGGTTTCGGCCTGGAAGAGAACCGCGCCGCCATCGACACGGTGGCAGCCATCCGCAACGGCAAGCCCGCCCCTCGAGCGGGCGATGCCCATCCGTTCCTCCAACGGCAAGCCTGA
- a CDS encoding DegT/DnrJ/EryC1/StrS family aminotransferase, with protein sequence MIDFIDLRAQQARIKDRLDAGIARVLAHGQYILGPEVGELEEKLAAYAGVAHCISVGNGTDALQIAQMALGIGRGDEVITPGFTYIATAETVALLGARPVYVDIDPRSFNLDPELLEAAITPRTRAIIPVSLYGQCADFDAINAIAAKHGIPVIEDAAQSFGASYKGRKSGSLGTLACTSFFPTKPLGCYGDGGAVLTDDAELARLVRQIARHGQDRRYHHVRVGVNSRLDTLQAAILLPKLDILDDEIALRRQVAQTYGRLLAEAELAIAPVVETYNRSAWAQYTVQVPDRDAVRARLKEAGIPTAVHYPLPLNRQPAVADRKVRLPVGDAVAEQVISLPMSPYLDASRQHPIVAALASVLSRLPPHRVRSA encoded by the coding sequence ATGATCGACTTCATCGACCTCAGGGCCCAGCAGGCCCGCATCAAGGATCGCCTCGATGCGGGGATCGCCCGCGTGCTCGCGCACGGCCAGTACATCCTCGGCCCGGAAGTGGGCGAGCTGGAGGAAAAACTGGCCGCCTACGCGGGCGTGGCGCACTGCATCTCGGTGGGCAACGGCACCGACGCGCTGCAGATCGCCCAGATGGCACTGGGCATCGGCCGCGGCGACGAGGTGATCACGCCGGGCTTCACCTATATCGCCACCGCCGAAACCGTGGCGCTTCTCGGCGCCAGGCCCGTGTACGTGGACATCGACCCGCGCAGCTTCAACCTCGACCCCGAGCTGCTGGAAGCGGCCATCACGCCGCGCACCCGGGCCATCATCCCGGTTTCGCTCTACGGCCAGTGCGCCGACTTCGACGCCATCAACGCCATCGCCGCGAAACATGGGATTCCGGTCATCGAGGATGCGGCGCAGAGCTTCGGCGCCAGCTACAAGGGCCGCAAGAGCGGCAGCCTCGGCACCCTCGCGTGCACCAGTTTTTTCCCCACCAAGCCGCTCGGCTGCTACGGCGACGGTGGCGCCGTCCTGACCGACGACGCGGAGCTGGCCCGCCTCGTGCGCCAGATCGCCCGGCATGGCCAGGACCGGCGCTACCACCACGTGCGCGTGGGGGTGAACAGCCGCCTGGATACGCTGCAGGCAGCGATCCTGCTGCCCAAGCTCGACATTCTCGACGACGAGATCGCGCTGCGCCGGCAGGTGGCGCAGACCTATGGCCGGCTGCTCGCCGAGGCCGAACTCGCGATCGCGCCCGTCGTCGAAACCTACAACCGCAGCGCATGGGCGCAGTACACCGTACAGGTACCCGACCGCGACGCCGTGCGGGCCCGCCTGAAGGAAGCCGGGATTCCGACCGCCGTGCACTACCCGCTTCCGCTCAACCGGCAGCCGGCCGTGGCCGACCGCAAGGTACGCCTGCCGGTGGGCGACGCCGTCGCGGAACAGGTCATCAGCCTGCCCATGTCGCCGTATCTGGACGCCAGCCGGCAGCATCCCATCGTTGCCGCGCTGGCGTCGGTCCTCTCTCGTCTACCGCCGCACCGGGTTCGTTCCGCATGA
- a CDS encoding glycosyltransferase — MHDGISVTLLPALAAGKPRPVPARIAVGLDMAGTIGAGRLWFMLAALCSAVFRRELGYLRQSRKIHPRTIARALLHTSKALEQSAQLQRHAKAHGRIDVAYCYWNDTQACAAVLARETGVVRKVVSRVHGFDLYEARRDHGYMPLKRQFIAAFDAIFALSREARAYLQRTYGAPPENIRISPLGVPLAGALARPSRAGFLHVVSVSFCLRVKRLDRVVDALRLLADRHRNIRMTWTHVGGGPLLEEIMALAKLKLSGLDNLDCTFTGELPHHAVKARYLDAPVDMLVNTSESEGVPVSIMEAMSAGVPVVAPDVGGISSLVSDRCGVLLGPHPDAKEIADAMDRVAFADGHERLRANARQAIEAGFDAARNYRDFVASVVAIGASDDNPVRHRRQAASRIRQATGR, encoded by the coding sequence ATGCACGACGGCATCAGCGTGACGCTGCTTCCCGCGCTGGCCGCGGGAAAACCGCGGCCCGTGCCGGCGCGCATCGCGGTCGGCCTGGATATGGCCGGCACCATCGGAGCCGGACGCCTGTGGTTCATGCTGGCCGCACTGTGCTCCGCGGTCTTCCGGCGCGAGCTGGGCTACTTGCGGCAGTCGCGAAAGATCCACCCGCGCACCATCGCGCGTGCCCTGCTGCATACGTCCAAGGCGCTCGAACAATCCGCGCAGCTGCAACGGCATGCCAAGGCCCACGGCCGGATCGACGTGGCCTACTGCTACTGGAACGACACGCAAGCCTGCGCCGCCGTGCTCGCCAGGGAAACGGGTGTGGTGCGCAAGGTCGTCTCCCGCGTGCATGGCTTCGACCTGTACGAAGCGCGGCGCGATCACGGCTACATGCCGCTCAAGAGGCAGTTCATCGCCGCCTTCGACGCGATCTTCGCGCTGTCCCGCGAGGCCAGGGCTTACCTGCAACGGACTTACGGCGCGCCGCCGGAAAACATCCGCATCAGCCCGCTGGGCGTGCCGTTGGCAGGCGCCCTCGCGCGCCCGAGCCGCGCCGGGTTCCTGCATGTCGTGTCGGTTTCCTTTTGCCTGCGCGTGAAGCGGCTGGACAGGGTGGTCGACGCACTGCGCCTGCTCGCCGACCGGCACCGGAACATCCGCATGACGTGGACGCATGTCGGCGGCGGTCCGCTGCTGGAAGAGATCATGGCGCTGGCAAAGCTGAAACTGTCCGGCCTGGACAACCTCGACTGCACGTTTACCGGCGAGTTGCCCCACCACGCCGTCAAGGCGCGTTACCTCGACGCTCCGGTGGACATGCTGGTCAACACCAGCGAGTCCGAAGGCGTTCCGGTTTCCATCATGGAAGCGATGAGCGCGGGCGTGCCGGTCGTCGCGCCCGACGTGGGCGGTATCTCCAGCCTGGTGTCCGACCGCTGCGGCGTGTTGCTGGGCCCGCACCCGGACGCGAAGGAAATCGCCGACGCGATGGACCGGGTCGCCTTCGCTGACGGGCACGAGCGTTTGCGCGCCAACGCACGACAGGCGATCGAGGCCGGCTTCGACGCCGCCAGGAATTACCGCGATTTCGTTGCAAGCGTCGTCGCCATCGGAGCGTCCGACGACAACCCGGTCCGACACCGACGCCAGGCGGCATCGAGGATTCGGCAAGCGACAGGAAGGTAG
- a CDS encoding oligosaccharide flippase family protein gives MNIRTALAFAVGPIATAALGLVTVPVIAWVFPPADVGRLNIVQIAVSFGVLLFSLGLDRAYVREYHESTDRAALLKACFAPGCALLLLAMLVTAPFDQHVAGWLFGVGHVAYYWMLLACVATSFISRFLSLILRMQDRGVAFSMSQILPKVLLLLVVTVMAASTFRKSFAQLEAAYLVSLLSVLLTYGWNTWREWAPAVRAPVSPAQVRFVLGYGTPLIFAGVAYWGLDATSTLALRSLSSLSELAVYSVSMSFAGVGVVFQTIFTVLWAPLVYKWVAHGVDMRRVDNIAQQALAVVCAIWVLSGTFSWLADFVLPARYIQVKYLMLCCIGEPLLYTLSEVTCVGIGITRRSMLSLWSTVAALVVNIALSVWLVPAHGAAGAVVANAIAFLVFFVARTEASAYVWRPFPRVRLYVFVTACVGLSIATLVFGPRAPVHFSLVWLAMLPIAIGCFRTEWMGMYRSLQAAIKPQPICPEPEGGPGALP, from the coding sequence ATGAACATACGCACTGCTCTGGCATTTGCCGTTGGCCCCATCGCCACCGCCGCGCTCGGCCTGGTGACAGTGCCGGTCATTGCCTGGGTATTCCCGCCGGCCGACGTCGGCCGCCTGAACATCGTGCAGATCGCGGTCTCGTTCGGCGTGCTGCTTTTCAGCCTCGGGCTCGATCGCGCCTACGTGCGGGAGTACCACGAATCGACCGATCGCGCGGCCCTGCTGAAAGCCTGTTTCGCGCCCGGCTGCGCGTTGCTGCTGCTGGCGATGCTGGTGACCGCGCCGTTCGACCAGCACGTCGCCGGCTGGCTGTTCGGGGTGGGGCATGTCGCCTACTACTGGATGCTTCTCGCTTGCGTGGCGACCAGTTTCATCTCGCGGTTCCTTTCGCTGATCCTGCGCATGCAGGATCGCGGCGTGGCGTTCTCGATGAGCCAGATCCTGCCCAAGGTGCTGCTGTTGCTGGTCGTGACGGTGATGGCCGCGTCGACCTTCCGCAAGTCGTTCGCGCAACTGGAAGCGGCATATCTCGTTTCGCTGCTGTCGGTGCTGCTCACCTACGGCTGGAACACGTGGCGCGAATGGGCGCCGGCAGTTCGCGCGCCCGTCTCCCCCGCGCAGGTGCGATTCGTGCTCGGCTACGGGACGCCGCTGATCTTCGCCGGCGTGGCCTACTGGGGGCTGGATGCCACCAGCACGCTGGCGCTGCGCTCGCTGTCCAGCCTTTCGGAGCTGGCGGTCTATTCGGTCTCCATGAGCTTCGCCGGCGTGGGCGTCGTCTTCCAGACGATTTTCACCGTGCTGTGGGCGCCACTCGTCTACAAATGGGTTGCCCACGGCGTGGACATGCGGCGGGTCGACAACATTGCCCAGCAGGCCCTGGCCGTGGTGTGCGCCATCTGGGTGCTGAGCGGCACCTTCTCCTGGCTGGCCGATTTCGTGCTGCCTGCACGCTACATCCAGGTGAAATACCTGATGCTGTGCTGCATCGGCGAGCCGCTGCTCTACACCCTCTCCGAGGTGACTTGCGTAGGCATCGGCATCACGCGCCGGTCCATGCTGTCGTTGTGGTCGACCGTCGCCGCACTGGTCGTCAATATCGCCCTCAGCGTGTGGCTGGTGCCCGCGCACGGCGCGGCCGGCGCCGTGGTGGCCAACGCCATTGCGTTCCTCGTCTTTTTCGTGGCCCGAACCGAAGCGTCGGCCTACGTCTGGCGCCCCTTCCCCCGGGTCCGGCTGTACGTGTTCGTCACCGCCTGCGTGGGACTTTCCATCGCGACGCTGGTATTCGGTCCGCGCGCTCCCGTTCATTTCAGCCTGGTCTGGCTGGCCATGCTACCGATCGCCATCGGGTGTTTCCGTACCGAATGGATGGGCATGTACCGCTCCCTGCAAGCGGCGATCAAGCCGCAGCCCATCTGCCCGGAACCCGAGGGAGGACCTGGTGCCCTGCCATGA
- a CDS encoding low molecular weight protein-tyrosine-phosphatase, producing the protein MFKQILIVCMGNICRSPMAEYLFRQRMKSRDVKFSSAGLGALVGSPMDATALQLLAENGIDGTMHRAHQLTPSMLREADLVLGMEKNHLAAMIQLAPEVNGKVYLLDKWLHGNDIPDPYRRQRTAFEHVHEIITQGVSSWEPYL; encoded by the coding sequence GTGTTCAAACAGATACTGATTGTCTGCATGGGCAATATCTGCCGCAGCCCAATGGCCGAATACCTGTTCCGACAGCGCATGAAATCGCGCGACGTCAAATTCAGCAGCGCCGGACTCGGCGCGCTTGTCGGCAGCCCCATGGATGCGACCGCCCTGCAATTGCTTGCCGAAAACGGCATCGACGGCACGATGCATCGCGCACATCAGCTGACGCCTTCCATGTTGCGCGAAGCCGATCTGGTACTGGGCATGGAAAAGAACCATTTAGCCGCAATGATTCAACTCGCGCCCGAGGTTAACGGCAAGGTTTATCTGCTCGACAAATGGCTGCATGGGAATGACATCCCCGACCCTTATCGTCGGCAGCGAACTGCATTCGAACATGTTCACGAGATAATCACGCAGGGTGTCAGTAGCTGGGAACCCTATCTGTGA